GCCGCCCTGGCGGAGTACCCGGAAAAGCCCATCACCATCGTCGTGCCCTTCGCGGCCGGCGGCCCGACCGACAAGGTCGCCCGCGACCTGGCCGAAGCGCTGCGCAAGCCGCTGGGCGCCACGATCGTGATCGAGAACGTCGGCGGTGCCGGCGGCACCCTGGGCGCCGGCCGCGTGGCCAAGGCCGCCAACGACGGCTACACCCTGCTGCTGCACCACATCGGCATGGCGACCGCGCCGGCCCTGTACCGCAACCTCAGCTACAAGGTGCAGGACGACTTCGAGTACCTCGGCCTGATCAACGAGGTGCCGATGACCCTGATCGGCAAGCCCACGCTGCCGGTGGCCACCTATGCCGAACTGGGCAAGTGGCTGGAGGCCAACAAGGGCAAGGTCAACCTGGCCAATGCCGGCCTGGGTTCGGCATCGCACCTCTGCGGCCTGATCTACCAGAGCACGGTCAAGATCGACATGACCACCGTGCCCTACAAGGGCACCGGCCCGGCCATGACCGACCTGATCGGCGGCCAGGTCGACCTGATGTGCGACCAGACCACCAACACCACCGCGCAGATCGAAGGCGGCAAGGTCAAGGCCTATGCCGTGACCACGCCGCAGCGCCTGAGCACGCCCTCGCTCAAGGGCCTGCCGACCCTGGACGAAGCCGGCCTGAAGGGCTTCAACGTCAGCATCTGGCACGGCCTGTATGCGCCCAAGGGCACGCCCAAGGCGGTGCTGGACAAGGTCAATGCCGCACTGAAGGTGGCCCTGAAGGATGCCGAGTTCCAGAAGCGCGAAGAGGCGCTGGGTGCGGTCATCGTCACCGACAACCGCGTGAACCCGGCCGAGCACAAGGCCTTCGTCGCGGCCGAGATCGCCAAGTGGTCGCCGGTCATCAAGGCCGCCGGCCAGTACGCCGACTGATCGATCGTCCGCGTCCGGCGAGCCGCTCGGCCCGCCGGCCCCTGCCGGATGCAAAAAGGCCACCCTCGGGTGGCCTTTTTGCTGGGGCTGCGGCGGCGGCCGCCGGCTTCAGACCCGGCGCGCCAGCGCCTCGGCCAGGCCGGTGTAGCTGCCGGGGCTCATGGCGAGCAGGCGGGCCTTGGCCTCGGCCGGCAGGTCCAGGCCCGCGATGAAGTCGCGCAGGGTCTCGGCGGTGATGGCCTTGCCGCGGGTCAGGGCCTTGAGCTGCTCATAGGGCTGGGGCAGGCCGTGGCGGCGCATCACCGTCTGGATGGGCTCGGCCAGCACCTCCCAGGCAGCGTCCAGGTCGGCGGCCAGGGCGGCTTCGTTGACCTCCAGCTTGCCCAGGCCGCGGGCCAGGCTGTCCCAGGCCAGCAGGGCATAGCCCAGGGCCACGCCCATGTTGCGCAGCACGGTGGAATCGGTCAGGTCGCGCTGCCAGCGGCTGATGGGCAGCTTCTGGCTCAGGTGGGTGAGCAGGGCATTGGCCAGGCCGAGGTTGCCTTCGGCATTCTCGAAGTCGATGGGGTTGACCTTGTGCGGCATCGTGCTGCTGCCGATCTCGCCCGCCTTGAGCTTCTGCTTGAAATAGCCCAGGCTGATGTAGCCCCAGACATCGCGCGAGAAGTCGATCAGGATGGTGTTGGCGCGGGTCAGGGCGTCGAACAGCTCGGCCATCCAGTCGTGCGGCTCGATCTGGATGGTGTGCGGGTTGAAGACCAGGCCGAGCTGCTGCTCGACCACGCCGCGGGCGAAGGCCTCCCAGTCGATCTCGGGGTAGGCGGCCAGGTGGGCGTTGTAGTTGCCGACCGCGCCGTTCATCTTCGCCAGCGGCTGCACGGCGGCGATGCGCGCCCGCGCAGTGGCCAGGCGGGCGACGACGTTGGCGATCTCCTTGCCGA
This window of the Piscinibacter lacus genome carries:
- a CDS encoding tripartite tricarboxylate transporter substrate-binding protein, with amino-acid sequence MKKLLIALSATLAAGAALAEYPEKPITIVVPFAAGGPTDKVARDLAEALRKPLGATIVIENVGGAGGTLGAGRVAKAANDGYTLLLHHIGMATAPALYRNLSYKVQDDFEYLGLINEVPMTLIGKPTLPVATYAELGKWLEANKGKVNLANAGLGSASHLCGLIYQSTVKIDMTTVPYKGTGPAMTDLIGGQVDLMCDQTTNTTAQIEGGKVKAYAVTTPQRLSTPSLKGLPTLDEAGLKGFNVSIWHGLYAPKGTPKAVLDKVNAALKVALKDAEFQKREEALGAVIVTDNRVNPAEHKAFVAAEIAKWSPVIKAAGQYAD
- the purB gene encoding adenylosuccinate lyase, which produces MTSTPALSALTALSPLDGRYAGKLAALRPLLSEFGLMHRRVQVEVAWFIALSDAGLPELKPLSAKARAHLQALVKGFAEADAQAIKDIEKTTNHDVKAVEYWLKAQFAGQAELEAAAEFVHFACTSEDINNTSHALMLHAARGEVLLPALDGLIATLAGLARSHAALPMLSRTHGQTASPTTVGKEIANVVARLATARARIAAVQPLAKMNGAVGNYNAHLAAYPEIDWEAFARGVVEQQLGLVFNPHTIQIEPHDWMAELFDALTRANTILIDFSRDVWGYISLGYFKQKLKAGEIGSSTMPHKVNPIDFENAEGNLGLANALLTHLSQKLPISRWQRDLTDSTVLRNMGVALGYALLAWDSLARGLGKLEVNEAALAADLDAAWEVLAEPIQTVMRRHGLPQPYEQLKALTRGKAITAETLRDFIAGLDLPAEAKARLLAMSPGSYTGLAEALARRV